A genomic segment from Aegilops tauschii subsp. strangulata cultivar AL8/78 chromosome 1, Aet v6.0, whole genome shotgun sequence encodes:
- the LOC109785898 gene encoding uncharacterized protein: MLFSHALPQDQTLPLCSVLPPFCSPCLLVPPFFTPLLTCTNTDKQSHFPVTSLHSPHSPAMAAAEEGAQPLMYQTVALKVSIHCEGCKKKVKKVLHTIEGVYKTDIDTQQHKVVVVGNVSVDALVKKLIKTGKHAEPWPEPLPPLSDANPTASGGGGDGGGGGGGGGKKKKKKKNKNKTAEPAAPGAPTAEGAGGSVPPENHDHAGTCDEASGDEQPHQVEGGGGGGGDPPKNPGAGDPHDGRAGMVAPFAMTPQGMQPMAPSANASGGGGGGKKKKKGKGGNNGNANANGGDGAGATAHMSPHDAPANPATGNASQNAPAVVDAGAYPPATAMSYPGYYGGGAGAGHMPYAMSYSTSHPHRSSAYYHPMAGAAYTGGAGYYYSTAPVSAAPGSYYMFSEENANACSVM, from the exons ATGCTATTTAGTCATGCCCTTCCCCAGGACCAAACTCTGCCACTTTGTTCGGTTCTGCCCCCCTTTTGCTCGCCTTGCCTCTTGGTTCCACCATTCTTCACTCCCCTCCTCACTTGCACCAACACTGATAAGCAGTCTCACTTTCCTGTGACCTCTCTCCATTCTCCTCACTCCCCAGCCATGGCGGCTGCTGAAGAAGGCGCACAGCCACTCATGTATCAG ACTGTGGCTCTGAAGGTCAGCATCCACTGTGAGGGCTGCAAGAAGAAGGTCAAGAAGGTGCTCCACACCATAGAAG GTGTGTACAAGACGGACATAGACACCCAGCAGCACAAGGTAGTGGTCGTTGGCAATGTCTCCGTCGACGCGCTCGTCAAGAAGCTCATCAAGACCGGCAAGCACGCCGAGCCGTGGCCGGAGCCCCTTCCTCCTCTCTCTGACGCTAACCCGACTGCCAGCGGAGGCggcggtgacggcggcggcggtggtggcggtggcggcaagaagaagaagaaaaaaaagaacaaaaacaAGACCGCCGAGCCGGCGGCGCCGGGTGCCCCGACGGCGGAAGGCGCCGGAGGCTCTGTTCCCCCGGAGAATCACGACCACGCGGGCACGTGCGATGAGGCGTCCGGCGACGAGCAGCCTCATCAGGTTgaaggcggcggtggtggaggcgGCGACCCACCGAAGAACCCGGGTGCCGGAGACCCGCACGACGGACGGGCCGGCATGGTCGCCCCTTTCGCCATGACGCCGCAAGGCATGCAGCCTATGGCACCCAGCGCCAATGCCTccggtggcggcggtggcggcaagaagaaaaagaaaggcAAGGGAGGCAATAACGGCAATGCCAATGCCAACGGCGGAGACGGCGCCGGTGCAACAGCGCACATGAGCCCACACGACGCGCCCGCGAATCCCGCCACAGGAAACGCCAGTCAGAACGCCCCCGCCGTCGTCGATGCCGGGGCCTACCCGCCCGCCACGGCGATGAGCTACCCGGGCTActacggcggcggcgccggcgcagGGCACATGCCGTACGCCATGAGCTACAGCACCTCGCACCCGCACCGGAGCAGCGCGTACTACCACCCCATGGCCGGCGCGGCCTACACGGGCGGCGCGGGGTACTACTACTCAACGGCACCGGTGTCGGCGGCGCCGGGGTCGTATTACATGTTCAGCGAGGAGAATGCCAACGCATGCAGCGTCATGTGA